In the genome of Desulfuromonas sp. DDH964, one region contains:
- a CDS encoding DUF502 domain-containing protein, which yields MTTEPSEPEIRPRRWWLVNHFRKMLAAGLLVVIPIGITVFILRFLFSLADGVLAPYIRNTFAFFFGEGRYVPGMGMIAGFVVIYLAGLVASNVFGSRLFGLWDRLLSRIPLVKSIYTSTKQVMQVFSAGGKGAFRKAVYVEFPKEGCFSIAFITNSVQAESGKRYHTLFIPTSPNPTSGYVLILEEDKVFPAAFGVEEAMKIIVSGGMVTPDVIRSERLQ from the coding sequence GTGACGACAGAACCGAGTGAACCCGAAATCCGGCCGCGGCGCTGGTGGCTGGTGAACCATTTCCGCAAAATGCTGGCGGCCGGGCTGCTGGTGGTGATTCCGATCGGCATCACCGTCTTTATCCTGCGCTTCCTCTTCAGCCTCGCCGACGGTGTCCTCGCGCCCTATATCCGCAATACCTTCGCCTTTTTCTTCGGCGAGGGGCGCTATGTACCGGGGATGGGAATGATCGCCGGCTTTGTTGTCATCTACCTCGCCGGGCTCGTCGCCAGCAATGTCTTCGGCTCGCGCCTGTTTGGTCTGTGGGACCGGCTGCTGTCGCGGATTCCGCTGGTGAAGTCGATCTACACCTCGACCAAGCAGGTCATGCAGGTCTTCTCCGCCGGCGGCAAGGGGGCCTTCCGCAAGGCGGTCTATGTCGAGTTTCCCAAGGAGGGGTGCTTCTCCATCGCCTTTATCACCAACAGCGTCCAGGCCGAATCGGGAAAACGCTACCACACCCTCTTTATCCCGACCTCTCCCAACCCGACCTCCGGCTATGTCCTGATTCTCGAAGAAGACAAGGTCTTTCCCGCCGCTTTCGGGGTCGAGGAGGCGATGAAGATCATCGTTTCCGGCGGCATGGTCACCCCCGACGTTATCCGTTCGGAACGGCTGCAATGA
- a CDS encoding OmpA/MotB family protein encodes MRPIIFAIVCCLALSSAGCVGKSKFEEKVAEANRLDLSLQQLTEDHRQLGEEAARLREANAEQQQELAACNNRLAALDADLQRSRDDTMRLETVLSDRSAQTGAAMAEMRQTIDRLETANRTLNAQLETEQIARDARIAHIKNTYDELVGKMESEIARGEVTISELQGKLTVNLVESILFDSGKADVKQAGLAVLKRVGDILKKEVDKEVRVEGYTDNIPISPRLQQTFPSNWELSTARATNVVHFLQEQVGIPGDRISACGFGPFRPLADNATAAGRAQNRRIQIVLVPLEQPAPQPIE; translated from the coding sequence GTGCGCCCGATCATCTTTGCCATCGTCTGCTGTCTCGCCCTTTCCAGTGCCGGCTGCGTCGGCAAGAGCAAATTCGAGGAGAAGGTGGCCGAGGCAAACCGGCTCGATCTCTCCCTTCAGCAGCTGACCGAGGACCATCGCCAGCTCGGCGAGGAGGCGGCGCGACTGCGGGAGGCCAACGCCGAGCAACAGCAGGAGCTGGCGGCCTGCAACAACCGCCTGGCGGCCCTCGACGCCGACCTGCAGCGTTCCCGGGATGACACTATGCGCCTCGAGACGGTCCTCTCCGACCGCAGTGCCCAGACCGGGGCCGCCATGGCCGAAATGCGCCAGACCATCGACCGCCTCGAAACCGCAAACCGCACCCTGAACGCGCAGCTGGAGACCGAACAGATCGCCCGGGATGCCCGCATCGCCCACATCAAGAACACCTACGACGAGCTGGTCGGCAAGATGGAGAGCGAGATCGCCCGCGGCGAGGTGACGATCTCCGAACTGCAGGGGAAACTGACCGTCAACCTGGTCGAGAGCATTCTTTTCGACTCCGGCAAGGCCGATGTCAAGCAGGCCGGCCTGGCAGTCCTCAAGCGGGTCGGCGATATCCTCAAGAAAGAAGTCGACAAGGAAGTCCGGGTCGAAGGCTATACCGACAACATACCGATCAGTCCGCGGCTGCAGCAGACCTTCCCCAGCAACTGGGAGCTCTCCACGGCCCGCGCGACCAACGTCGTTCACTTCCTCCAGGAGCAGGTCGGAATCCCCGGCGACCGCATTTCGGCCTGCGGCTTCGGCCCGTTCCGCCCCCTCGCCGACAACGCAACGGCAGCAGGACGTGCGCAAAACCGCCGCATCCAGATTGTCCTCGTGCCGTTGGAACAGCCGGCACCCCAGCCGATCGAATAA
- a CDS encoding peptidylprolyl isomerase — MSQTNPQVRLETSKGEILLELDATKAPVTVANFLAYVADGFFTGTVFHRVIPGFMIQGGGMTADLKPKKNREPIKNEAANGLQNLTGTIAMARTQVIDSATSQFFINTADNAFLNHSGSSPAAFGYAVFGKVVAGMETVRAIEQVPTGSKGMHQDVPREDVVILAATLISD, encoded by the coding sequence ATGAGCCAGACCAATCCCCAGGTCCGCCTGGAAACCAGCAAGGGGGAGATTCTCCTCGAACTCGATGCGACCAAGGCGCCGGTGACTGTCGCCAATTTCCTTGCCTACGTCGCCGATGGCTTTTTCACCGGCACGGTATTCCACCGCGTCATTCCCGGCTTCATGATCCAGGGGGGCGGCATGACCGCCGACCTCAAACCGAAAAAGAATCGGGAGCCGATCAAGAACGAAGCGGCCAACGGACTGCAAAACCTGACCGGGACCATCGCCATGGCCCGCACCCAGGTGATCGACTCGGCGACCAGCCAGTTTTTCATCAACACCGCCGACAACGCCTTTCTCAATCACTCGGGGAGCTCACCGGCGGCCTTCGGCTATGCGGTCTTCGGCAAGGTGGTGGCCGGGATGGAGACGGTCCGCGCCATCGAACAGGTCCCGACCGGCAGCAAAGGGATGCACCAGGATGTCCCCCGGGAGGATGTCGTCATCCTCGCGGCGACCCTGATTTCCGACTGA
- a CDS encoding type III pantothenate kinase, translating to MLLVIDVGNSNIVLGLYQEESLVRDWRVTTDKSRTIDEYAMLIHELFRLSDLHFSDIGDVIISCVVPPLLTTLEGLCQGYFKRKPYIVGPGIKTGMPIHYDNPREVGADRIVNAVAAYEKYKCALIVVDFGTATTFDYISVRGEYQGGAIAPGLAISADALFQRASKLPRVELARPPQVIAKNTVNSMQAGIYYGYVGLVDGIVTRMCQEARETPRVIATGGLAGLLAPASQTIEEVDPNLTLEGLLILYQRNRPGL from the coding sequence ATGCTGCTTGTCATTGATGTCGGCAATTCCAATATCGTCCTCGGTCTCTACCAGGAAGAATCTCTGGTCCGGGACTGGCGGGTGACCACCGACAAGTCGCGCACCATCGACGAGTACGCGATGCTGATTCACGAGCTCTTTCGCCTCTCCGATCTCCACTTCAGCGACATCGGCGATGTCATCATCTCCTGCGTCGTGCCGCCGCTGCTGACGACCCTGGAGGGGCTCTGCCAGGGCTATTTCAAGCGTAAACCCTATATTGTCGGCCCCGGCATCAAGACCGGCATGCCGATACACTATGACAACCCCCGCGAGGTCGGCGCCGACCGCATCGTCAACGCCGTCGCCGCCTATGAGAAATACAAGTGCGCCCTGATCGTCGTCGATTTCGGCACCGCCACCACCTTCGACTACATCTCGGTGCGCGGTGAGTACCAGGGCGGGGCGATCGCTCCGGGCCTGGCGATCTCCGCCGACGCCCTCTTCCAGCGGGCGAGCAAGCTGCCGCGCGTCGAGCTCGCGCGGCCGCCGCAGGTGATTGCCAAGAATACCGTCAACAGCATGCAGGCCGGGATCTACTACGGCTACGTCGGCCTGGTCGACGGGATTGTCACCCGGATGTGCCAGGAGGCCCGGGAGACGCCGCGGGTGATCGCGACCGGGGGGCTTGCCGGGCTGCTGGCGCCGGCGTCGCAGACCATCGAGGAGGTCGACCCCAACCTCACCCTGGAGGGGCTGCTGATCCTCTACCAGCGCAACCGTCCGGGTCTTTGA
- a CDS encoding MOSC domain-containing protein, whose product MSAPETLGQGLVVAVCTSPGKGERKQDVGQGELVAGFGLAGDGHGGDWHRQVSLLALESIAKMQAAGLDVGPGDFAENLTTQGLDLCHLPIGSRLRVGKSALLEITQIGKICHERCAIFYQAGDCVMPKEGIFAVVIHGGPVASGDPIEVVAVPA is encoded by the coding sequence ATGAGCGCGCCGGAAACCCTCGGCCAGGGTTTGGTGGTGGCGGTCTGTACCAGCCCCGGCAAGGGGGAACGGAAACAGGATGTCGGCCAGGGTGAGCTGGTGGCCGGGTTCGGCCTGGCCGGCGACGGGCACGGCGGCGACTGGCATCGCCAGGTGAGTCTCCTCGCCCTGGAGAGTATTGCCAAGATGCAGGCCGCCGGTCTCGACGTTGGTCCGGGCGATTTCGCCGAGAACCTCACCACCCAGGGGCTCGACCTCTGTCACCTGCCGATCGGTTCCCGCCTCCGGGTCGGCAAGAGCGCCCTGCTCGAAATCACCCAGATCGGCAAGATCTGTCACGAACGCTGTGCCATCTTCTACCAGGCCGGAGATTGTGTCATGCCCAAGGAGGGGATTTTTGCCGTCGTCATCCATGGCGGCCCGGTCGCCAGCGGCGACCCGATCGAAGTGGTGGCGGTCCCCGCATGA
- a CDS encoding multiheme c-type cytochrome, with translation MRRFWLLPVLTGILCLLLAQAALAQTPRISKETQDCLDCHSAMPGIVSQWQDSEHWNAGVGCYECHKADKKDPDAMEHNGYTVAIIVSPRDCGQCHPKETAEQEGSHHAAAGDILNTKDGILGQTIGGEPAVAVGCRQCHGSIVKVKADGTLDTNTWPNTGIGRVNPDGSKGTCSACHTRHRFSKAQARQPETCGKCHLGPDHPQKEVYEESKHGILFASFKGDLNMDKPKWVAGEDYYDAPTCATCHMSATRTQGVTHDVGTRLSWDLRSPVSGRTTDWQKKLHDMQDVCSACHGAPFVEGFYKQLDEFVVFYNDKFAIPAKEIRGILMDEGVLSKSDFDDKIDWIYWELWHHEGRRARHGAAMSGPDYAWWHGIYDVAKNFYTELLPEAKEACEKAGKPEVYEKIVAKYIDGRKEHEWYTKGFDKQRIEEMKKYYLERYNQKVQ, from the coding sequence ATGAGAAGGTTCTGGTTGTTGCCGGTGCTTACCGGTATCCTCTGTCTGCTGCTGGCGCAAGCGGCGCTGGCGCAGACCCCGCGTATTTCCAAGGAGACCCAGGACTGCCTGGACTGTCACAGTGCCATGCCCGGCATCGTCAGCCAATGGCAGGACAGCGAACACTGGAATGCCGGCGTTGGCTGCTACGAGTGTCACAAGGCGGACAAGAAGGATCCCGACGCCATGGAGCACAACGGCTATACCGTGGCGATTATCGTATCCCCCCGGGACTGTGGCCAGTGCCATCCGAAAGAGACGGCGGAGCAGGAGGGGAGCCACCATGCCGCGGCCGGTGACATCCTCAACACCAAGGACGGCATCCTCGGTCAGACCATCGGCGGCGAGCCGGCAGTGGCGGTCGGTTGCCGGCAGTGCCACGGCTCCATCGTCAAGGTCAAGGCCGACGGCACCCTCGACACCAACACCTGGCCCAACACCGGCATCGGCCGGGTCAACCCGGACGGTTCCAAGGGGACCTGCAGCGCCTGCCACACCCGTCACCGTTTCAGCAAGGCCCAGGCGCGCCAGCCCGAAACCTGCGGCAAGTGCCACCTCGGCCCCGACCACCCGCAGAAAGAGGTCTACGAGGAGTCGAAACACGGCATTCTCTTCGCGTCCTTCAAGGGTGACCTCAACATGGACAAGCCGAAATGGGTGGCTGGGGAGGATTACTACGACGCCCCGACCTGCGCCACCTGCCACATGAGCGCGACCCGCACCCAGGGGGTCACTCACGACGTCGGCACCCGCCTCTCCTGGGACCTGCGCAGCCCGGTCTCGGGACGGACCACGGACTGGCAGAAGAAGCTGCACGACATGCAGGATGTCTGTTCCGCCTGCCACGGGGCGCCCTTCGTCGAGGGCTTCTACAAGCAGCTCGACGAGTTCGTGGTCTTCTACAACGACAAGTTCGCCATCCCCGCCAAGGAGATCCGCGGCATCCTGATGGACGAGGGGGTCTTGAGCAAGTCCGATTTCGACGACAAGATCGACTGGATCTACTGGGAGCTCTGGCACCACGAAGGGCGGCGTGCCCGCCATGGCGCGGCCATGAGCGGTCCCGACTACGCCTGGTGGCACGGTATCTACGACGTCGCCAAGAACTTCTACACCGAGCTCCTCCCCGAAGCGAAGGAGGCCTGCGAGAAGGCCGGCAAGCCCGAGGTCTACGAAAAGATCGTCGCCAAGTATATCGACGGGCGCAAGGAGCACGAGTGGTACACCAAGGGATTCGACAAGCAGCGCATCGAGGAGATGAAGAAATACTACCTGGAGCGCTATAACCAGAAAGTCCAGTAA
- the fusA gene encoding elongation factor G: MGKYDTSKIRNLGIVAHGGAGKTSLVEAMLFNTGMTDRLGRVDDGTSTMDFEPEEIKRRITISSSLHHCEWKGHSLHLVDTPGYTNFLHDTRNCLRVLGGAVLIVSAISGVKAQTQKIWEWCQEFEVPRIAFVNKMDRERADFLKAVDDMSKSLGTRAVLVNMPIGSAEEFRGIIDLVFMKARFFEFDEKGTFREEEIPADLLDEAQRLRNLLVEAAAEADDELMEKYLETETLSTDEVLRGLREGTLTGTFTPVLCGSATANIGVRSLLEYIVHCLPSPLDKGVQLGTNPKSGEMEERLPDEAAPFSAMVFKTISDPYTGKLTLFRVYSGTLKSDSSVYNPGKEAMERIGQIFELEGKKQKPVAEAVAGDIVAVPKLKVTATGDTLCDGARPILFESPLPLKPVISFALQAKSKNDEDKIHNALQRMTEEDPTIQVQRDEETKELILSGMGQVHLEVAVEKIKRKFGAEVELKEPKVPYRETIKKTIEQSYRHKKQSGGRGQFADVTIKIEPLPRGSGYEFVDKVVGGVVPRQYIPAVDKGIQEAMHHGHLGGFPVVDVRATLFDGSHHSVDSSEMAFKIAGSMGFKRAMEQASPVLLEPLMNMEITVPDDCIGDVIGDMNSRRGKVLGVEPKANSQVIGVQVPMSEVLSYAPDLRSMTSDRGLFTMEFSHYEEVPPHLTVKILAERNKES, translated from the coding sequence ATGGGCAAGTACGACACCAGTAAAATCCGGAACCTCGGGATCGTCGCGCACGGCGGCGCGGGCAAGACCTCGCTGGTCGAGGCGATGCTCTTCAACACCGGCATGACCGATCGTCTCGGCCGGGTCGATGACGGCACCTCGACCATGGATTTCGAGCCCGAAGAGATCAAGCGCCGCATTACCATCAGCTCCAGCCTGCACCACTGCGAATGGAAGGGGCACAGCCTCCACCTGGTCGATACCCCCGGCTACACCAACTTTCTGCACGATACCCGCAACTGCCTGCGCGTCCTGGGCGGGGCGGTCCTGATCGTCTCCGCCATCTCCGGCGTCAAGGCCCAGACCCAGAAGATCTGGGAATGGTGCCAGGAGTTCGAGGTGCCGCGGATTGCTTTCGTCAACAAGATGGATCGGGAGCGGGCCGATTTCCTCAAGGCCGTCGATGACATGTCGAAAAGCCTCGGGACCCGCGCCGTGCTGGTCAACATGCCGATCGGCAGCGCCGAGGAGTTCCGCGGGATTATCGACCTGGTCTTCATGAAGGCGCGTTTTTTCGAGTTCGACGAGAAAGGAACCTTCCGCGAGGAGGAGATCCCGGCCGACCTCCTCGACGAAGCGCAGCGCTTGCGCAACCTGCTTGTCGAGGCCGCTGCGGAAGCGGATGACGAGCTGATGGAGAAGTACCTCGAAACCGAAACCCTCAGCACGGATGAGGTGCTCCGCGGTCTGCGCGAGGGGACCCTGACCGGCACCTTTACCCCGGTTCTCTGCGGCAGCGCCACCGCCAACATCGGGGTCCGCTCGCTCCTTGAATACATCGTGCACTGTCTCCCTTCCCCCCTCGACAAGGGGGTGCAGCTCGGCACCAATCCCAAGAGCGGTGAGATGGAAGAACGGCTGCCCGATGAGGCCGCCCCCTTCTCGGCGATGGTCTTCAAGACCATCAGCGATCCCTACACCGGCAAGCTCACCCTGTTCCGGGTCTACTCCGGCACCCTCAAGTCCGACAGCTCGGTCTACAACCCCGGCAAGGAGGCGATGGAACGGATCGGGCAGATCTTCGAGCTGGAAGGGAAAAAGCAGAAACCGGTCGCCGAAGCGGTGGCCGGCGACATCGTCGCCGTCCCCAAGCTCAAGGTGACCGCCACCGGCGACACCCTCTGCGACGGCGCCAGGCCGATCCTGTTTGAAAGCCCCCTGCCGCTCAAACCGGTAATCTCCTTTGCCCTGCAGGCCAAGAGCAAGAACGACGAGGACAAGATCCACAATGCCCTGCAGCGCATGACCGAGGAAGACCCGACGATCCAGGTGCAGCGCGACGAGGAGACCAAGGAGCTGATCCTTTCCGGCATGGGGCAGGTCCACCTGGAAGTCGCGGTCGAAAAGATCAAGCGCAAATTCGGCGCCGAAGTCGAGCTGAAGGAACCGAAGGTCCCCTACCGGGAGACGATCAAGAAGACGATCGAACAGTCCTATCGGCACAAGAAACAGTCGGGGGGGCGCGGCCAGTTCGCCGATGTCACCATCAAGATCGAACCCCTGCCGCGCGGGAGCGGCTACGAGTTTGTCGACAAGGTGGTGGGGGGCGTCGTGCCGCGCCAGTACATCCCCGCCGTCGACAAGGGGATCCAGGAGGCGATGCATCATGGTCACCTCGGCGGATTCCCGGTCGTCGATGTGCGGGCGACCCTCTTCGATGGCTCGCACCACTCGGTCGACTCGTCGGAGATGGCCTTCAAGATTGCCGGTTCGATGGGCTTCAAGCGGGCGATGGAGCAGGCGAGTCCGGTTCTTCTCGAACCGCTGATGAACATGGAAATCACCGTGCCGGATGACTGCATCGGCGATGTGATTGGCGACATGAACTCGCGGCGCGGCAAGGTTCTTGGAGTCGAGCCCAAGGCGAACAGCCAGGTCATCGGCGTGCAGGTGCCGATGTCCGAGGTCCTCTCCTACGCGCCGGATCTGCGGTCGATGACCTCGGATCGTGGCCTGTTCACCATGGAGTTCTCCCACTACGAAGAGGTCCCGCCGCACCTGACGGTAAAGATTCTGGCGGAACGCAATAAAGAATCCTGA
- a CDS encoding MogA/MoaB family molybdenum cofactor biosynthesis protein: MNSAKFRIGILTLSDKGARGERTDASGALLRELVADLGAVVRYQVLPDESAAIRETLAAWADTEQLALILTTGGTGLSPRDVTPEATLQVVDRLVPGLAEAMRAASLAKTPHAMLARGVAGMRGRTLIVNLPGSPKAVRENLTVILPALPHALAKLQGDPSDCAQGEVPPAQESPPCPQ; the protein is encoded by the coding sequence ATGAACTCGGCAAAGTTCCGCATCGGTATTCTCACCCTGTCGGACAAGGGGGCACGCGGTGAGCGCACCGATGCAAGTGGTGCGCTGCTCCGGGAGCTGGTTGCCGACCTTGGCGCGGTCGTCCGTTATCAGGTCCTTCCCGACGAGAGCGCCGCAATCCGCGAGACCCTGGCGGCCTGGGCCGATACGGAGCAGCTGGCGCTGATCCTGACCACCGGGGGCACCGGGCTCTCCCCCCGGGACGTGACCCCGGAAGCGACCCTGCAGGTGGTCGATCGCCTCGTCCCCGGGCTGGCCGAGGCGATGCGCGCGGCGAGCCTGGCCAAAACGCCCCATGCCATGCTCGCGCGCGGGGTGGCCGGAATGCGCGGCCGCACCCTGATCGTCAACCTGCCGGGAAGTCCCAAGGCGGTGCGCGAGAATTTAACGGTTATTCTGCCGGCGCTTCCCCATGCGCTGGCCAAATTGCAGGGGGACCCCTCCGATTGCGCACAAGGGGAAGTCCCCCCGGCCCAGGAGTCCCCGCCATGCCCCCAATAA
- a CDS encoding biotin--[acetyl-CoA-carboxylase] ligase yields the protein MERPAPREAILDLFHHRGDSFVSGAELSALLGISRSAVWKQIGVLRELGYQIEAVPSRGYRLLTTPDTLIAAEIQAGLSTRLIGREIVSLARTDSTNQRATELAEAGAVEGTVVIAEEQSLGKGRLGRRWASPPGVNLYLSVLLRPPILPWDAPQLTFLSAVAVARAIAAEPGMAPEVKWPNDLLLGGRKVAGLLNEMRAETEGIHHVVLGIGVNLNMTADQFPADLRYPATSLCLESGRPVCRSAFARRLLEHLDLLYTEYLQSGFEPVRSAWEGFFRLTGSAVEVDCQQRLVRGTVRGIDSDGALLVEDDRGGCERILAGDVRPLAL from the coding sequence TTGGAACGACCCGCCCCCCGTGAAGCGATCCTTGACCTCTTTCACCACCGCGGCGACAGCTTTGTCTCCGGTGCCGAACTGAGCGCGCTGCTCGGCATTTCCCGCAGCGCCGTCTGGAAGCAGATCGGTGTGCTGCGCGAACTCGGCTATCAGATCGAGGCGGTCCCCTCCCGCGGCTACCGACTGCTCACCACTCCCGATACCCTGATTGCCGCCGAAATCCAGGCCGGCCTCTCCACCCGGCTGATCGGCCGGGAGATCGTGTCGCTGGCACGAACCGACTCGACCAACCAGCGGGCCACGGAACTGGCCGAAGCGGGGGCGGTCGAAGGAACCGTGGTGATCGCCGAGGAACAGAGTCTCGGCAAGGGGCGGCTGGGCCGTCGCTGGGCCTCCCCGCCCGGGGTCAACCTCTACCTGTCGGTGCTGCTGCGGCCGCCGATTCTTCCCTGGGATGCCCCGCAACTGACCTTTCTCTCCGCTGTTGCGGTCGCCCGCGCTATCGCCGCGGAGCCGGGGATGGCGCCGGAGGTCAAGTGGCCCAACGATCTGCTGCTCGGAGGGCGCAAGGTCGCCGGCCTGCTCAACGAGATGCGGGCCGAGACCGAGGGGATTCACCATGTCGTGCTCGGCATCGGCGTCAACCTCAACATGACGGCTGACCAGTTCCCGGCCGACCTGCGTTATCCCGCCACCTCGCTCTGCCTTGAGAGTGGCCGCCCGGTTTGCCGCAGCGCCTTTGCCCGCCGTCTGCTGGAGCACCTTGATCTCCTCTACACCGAATACCTCCAGTCCGGTTTCGAACCGGTGCGCAGCGCCTGGGAAGGCTTCTTCCGGCTGACCGGCTCTGCAGTCGAGGTCGATTGCCAGCAGCGGTTGGTCCGCGGCACGGTGCGGGGGATCGACAGTGATGGCGCCCTGCTGGTGGAGGATGACCGCGGCGGCTGCGAACGGATTCTGGCCGGCGACGTGCGGCCCCTTGCGCTTTAA
- a CDS encoding TIGR02266 family protein translates to MPPIKILLADDVELFLELEKTFFRREGVTLLIARNGQEAVDLVRAERPTLVFMDLYMPQLDGDEACRQIKADPELASTPVVMVTHGGREEDLERCRQAGCDEIVLKPINRHQFMETARRFLAIAARMAPRVDARLRVRFGSSPDDLLEHFTINISSGGLFLETTRPFAENAPLFLEFGLPGLDEPFHCRARVAWVNAATEPCKPQLPAGVGVQFLDLPLEKMQQIREFIQTRELTPSW, encoded by the coding sequence ATGCCCCCAATAAAGATTCTGCTGGCCGACGATGTCGAACTCTTCCTCGAGCTGGAAAAGACCTTTTTCCGCCGCGAGGGCGTCACGCTGTTGATCGCCCGTAACGGCCAGGAGGCGGTTGACCTGGTGCGTGCCGAGCGCCCAACCCTGGTTTTCATGGATCTCTACATGCCGCAACTGGATGGTGACGAGGCCTGTCGTCAGATCAAGGCCGATCCCGAGCTGGCCTCCACCCCGGTGGTGATGGTGACCCACGGCGGGCGCGAGGAGGACCTGGAGCGCTGCCGCCAGGCGGGATGCGACGAGATCGTGCTGAAGCCGATCAACCGCCACCAGTTCATGGAAACCGCCCGCCGTTTTCTGGCGATTGCCGCGCGCATGGCGCCGCGGGTCGATGCCCGGCTCCGAGTCCGGTTTGGCAGTTCTCCGGACGACCTGCTCGAACATTTCACTATCAATATCAGTAGCGGCGGCCTCTTCCTGGAGACGACCCGCCCCTTTGCGGAAAATGCCCCCCTGTTCCTGGAATTCGGCCTCCCCGGCCTGGATGAACCATTCCACTGCAGGGCCCGGGTCGCCTGGGTAAATGCGGCAACGGAGCCCTGCAAGCCACAGCTCCCCGCTGGCGTCGGCGTGCAGTTTCTCGATTTGCCCCTCGAAAAGATGCAGCAGATCCGCGAATTCATCCAGACCCGGGAGCTGACCCCCTCCTGGTAG
- the nadC gene encoding carboxylating nicotinate-nucleotide diphosphorylase: MFEIERIIRTALQEDIGLGDVTTRATVDPGTPGRAELVAKEDFVLSGIEVARRVFQLLDANVACENLKVDGEQIRSGEVLCWLKGEAAVLLQGERVALNLLQRMSGVATQTATFVAAVAGTGAVIVDTRKTTPGLRALDKYSVRMGGGQNHRTSLYDGVLIKENHIAAAGGITIAVERARQRVPHTLKIEVETRNLEEVAEAVAAGAEIILLDNMSLEQLREAVDFVAGRALTEASGGVNLETVRAIAETGVNLISVGALTHSARAVDISMLFR, translated from the coding sequence ATGTTTGAAATCGAACGTATTATCCGCACCGCGCTGCAGGAGGATATCGGCCTGGGTGATGTGACCACCCGTGCCACGGTCGACCCGGGGACCCCGGGGCGTGCGGAACTGGTCGCCAAGGAAGATTTTGTCCTCTCCGGCATCGAGGTTGCTCGCCGGGTCTTTCAGCTCCTTGACGCCAACGTCGCCTGCGAAAATCTCAAGGTTGACGGCGAGCAGATTCGCAGCGGCGAGGTCTTGTGCTGGCTCAAGGGGGAGGCCGCCGTTCTGCTCCAGGGGGAGCGGGTCGCCCTCAACCTGTTGCAGCGGATGAGCGGCGTGGCGACGCAGACCGCAACTTTCGTCGCAGCGGTGGCCGGGACCGGGGCGGTGATTGTCGACACCCGCAAGACGACTCCGGGGTTGCGCGCCCTCGATAAATACTCGGTGCGCATGGGCGGCGGGCAAAACCACCGCACCTCCCTTTACGACGGCGTGCTGATCAAGGAGAATCACATCGCGGCTGCCGGAGGAATCACGATTGCGGTGGAACGGGCCCGGCAACGGGTTCCCCACACGCTGAAAATCGAGGTCGAAACCCGCAATCTCGAAGAAGTTGCCGAGGCGGTGGCGGCCGGGGCGGAGATTATCCTGCTCGACAATATGAGCCTCGAACAATTGCGCGAGGCGGTCGATTTCGTTGCCGGCCGGGCCCTTACCGAAGCCTCCGGCGGGGTCAACCTCGAGACGGTAAGGGCGATCGCCGAAACCGGGGTCAACCTGATCTCGGTCGGCGCCCTGACCCATTCCGCCCGCGCCGTCGATATCTCGATGCTCTTTCGCTGA